The Terrirubrum flagellatum nucleotide sequence CGATCAGCCAGCCAGTCTCTGATTTGTCGCTGGAGGAAGGCTCTCGCGGTTCGTTCGACGTTATTTTACAAGGCACGCGCGCGCACGGCCTGACATTGGGTGAGGCCGCACGCCGCTATGCGACAAGCGAACTCGCGCCGCAGATCGTTGGAACGCCGGCGCAGGTCGCCGATCAGCTCGAAGCGATGTTCACCAGCGAGGCGTGCGATGGCTTCATTCTGACGCCAACCGTGACCCCTGGAACGTGGGAGCAGTTCACGCGCGCGGTCGTTCCGATCCTTCAGCGCCGTGGCCTGATGCGTCGCGCCTATGAAGGTTCGACGCTGCGCGAAAATCTGCGCGCCGCGCCGCAACCGGGTTCGCTCGGATCAGGGAGGGCGGCATGAACAAGCCGACTGTCGGCTTCGTCGGTTTCGGCGAAGCGGCCCAATGCTTTGCGCGCCATCTGTCGGACGTGGGCGCTGCAGAGATCATCGCATTCTGCGACGGGCCAACGAACCATCCTCCCTATGAGCCCGCGTTTCGCGAACTGGCGGCACGCTGCGGCGCGAGGCTCGTCGATTCGATCACGCAGCTTGCCCAACAGTCAGAGGTTATTTTCTCGGCCGTTGTCGTCGCGACGGCGGAGCCCGTGGGTCGCGCGATTGCGCGAGAGCTGAAATCAAACACCATTCTGGTCGACATCAATGCCAGCACGCCGGCGCAGAAGCGCGCTATCGCCGACGCGGTAGCGTACAATGGCGGGCGCTATGTCGACGCAAACCTGATGGGGTCCGTCAGCATCTACGGGGCCAGGGTCACACTCTATTGTTCGGGCGATGGCGCCCGTCGCTTTGCCGAAATGTTTTCGCCAATGGGGCTGTCCATCGAGGTCGCCGACGGCGCAGCGGGAAACGCTGCGACCGTCAAGATGCTGCGCAGCGTTGTCACCAAGGGCATCGAAGCTCTGGTAATCGAGGCATTGACCGCAGCGTCTCGCGCAGGCGTGCGACAAGAAGCTCTGCGCGGCATTTGTGAACCGATGGATGCGACGTCTTTCAGCAGTTTCGTCGATATGTGCGTCCGATCGGACGCGCTGCACGCCGAGCGGCGAGCGATCGAAATGGACGGCGTCGCCGCCAGCGTGCGCGAAATTGGCGTCGCGCCGCTGATGACCGAGGCGACGTGCGCTCGCCTTCGCGCTTCCGCGGCGCTCGGCCTGCGGGAGCGATTTGCGACGGCGCCACGTTATACCGCGGACGACGTGCTCGACGCCTATGCGGCAGAGGAGACTCGTCGTGCAGGCGCATGAGCTCGCAGCGCAGGGCCCTGTAGGCGATCTTCAACGAGCGGCCGAGCAAAACCCTTACGACGCACGCGCATTTCGTCAGGCGATGGGGCGATTCGCCACCGGAGTGGTCATCGTCACCGCCAGTGAAGAAAACGGACGGCCGGTCGGGCTAACGCTGAACTCATTCAACGCGGTGTCGCTCGCCCCGCCCCTCATCCTCTTCAGCGTCGCCCGCAGCGCGCGCAGTCTCGACCACCTCGTTCGCGCGCAAGCTTTCGTTGCGAATGTCCTGCATCGTGGGCAGGAAGCGCTTTCCGACCAGTTCGCTTCCTCAACATCGAGCAAGTGGGAAGGCGTCGACTATGAGAGCGGTCTCGAAGGCGCTCCTTTGATATCTGGCGCTCTCGCCCATTTCGAGTGTGCGCCATACGCCCGGCACGACGGCGGCGACCATATCATCTTTCTCGGCGAGGTGCGGAAATTCCGCGCCTCGGTCGATGAGTCGCCCCTGATTTACTATCGCGGCCGCTATCGCGATCTTGGCGGATAGTCGGCTCAAATGGCGAACTCAGTTCTATTTTCTGCAGCGACTCGGCCTCCACGACGCCCCACATGTTTAGTCTGCGTTGGAATTCAGGTAATCGATGGCGCTGCTCTCGCGCGCCCTTGATGCGCCTGGAGCCGCGCAGACGCTCGACGAATCCAGCGCCGATAGGATCTGTGAGGCTGAAGCCAGATCCTCAGGCGGAGCATATACGGCTTCCCTGTTTTGAACTTCCGGAGAAGTGGCGAGCTCGTCCTGGTTCGGCCGCGCCGTTCCCAAGAGCATGGCGAACATGAACATTGCTGCGATGGAGACGAGAACGCGGTTCATGTGAGCCCCTCAAGTCGTCGCCGCTGACTTCGTCGATCACGCGATCGCCTCGACGTGACTCCGTCACTTGAGAGCGCGGACGCGCAACTCGCAGCGCAAAAACTGTGCAGAATTTCCCGTCTTAGTCGCGCCACAACAAAGCTAATCGGCTCTACCGAGCGGTTTCCACAGCAAACAGTGTGCCAGCTACCGCATGGCGCCAGAAGGATGGATCACTTTCGAATCCCAGTGTTTGATCGCAGAAGGTCGCTCGGCAACAATCTCTGCGGCGCGGAGCGATATGGGTTTGACCAAACTATGGGCGCCAAAAGCGGACTCTCGAGTTGCATCCCAGGAGCGGACATCCAACCCAAACGAAATCGCGCCGTGCGCCGCCGACTGCAACTATCACTCGACAAAGGTGCAGTCTGAGGAAACGTACGAGTGCATTTCTCCTAAACAGCACTAATCTGCACTGCTCCGGCTTGCGCTTAACACTGCACCAGATGGCCGGGCGACAGCTCACGATAGAAACGTTTTGGCGGACAATAGTCTGCTCTGCGCACGGGGCTTCTAATCTCATCCGCGAAAGGAGCGCGCCTGCCCGACCGGCGAGTCGGGTCGGGAATCGGCGCCGCGACAAGCAGGCGTTTGGTGTAAGGATGCTGAGGATTCTCGAACATGGCCGCCCGCGATCCAATCTCGACAATCTCGCCAAGGCACATCACCGCTACGCGATGGCTGATGCGCTCGACAACCGCCATGTCATGCGAAATGAAGAGGTAAGCGAGCTTCATTTTGGCCTGCAGCTCCAGCATCAGATTGATGATCTGCGCTTTCACCGAGACGTCGAGCGCCGAAACGGACTCGTCCGCCACAATCAACCGGGGCGCAAGCGTGCGGGCGATGCAGATTCGCTGGCGTCGGCCGCCCGCTTGGCATTATTGCACGTCAGCCACGTTTCGTCCTGGCCGTCGTCTGCGGCGTCGTCTCGTACTTGCTGATGAGCTTCCTGATGGCCGCCGCGCCGTTGGCGATGAAGATTTGCGGTCTGTCACAGGAGTCCGCGAACCTCGGTCTTCAATGGCGCATCATCGCGATGTACGGGCCGAGCTTCTGGACGGGTTGTTTGATCACGCGCTTGGGCGCGTCTTGTGTGGTCGCCATTGGTCTGGCGCTCATCGCCGCTTCTTCCGCAGCCGGCTTTCTTGGCGTCGACGTGGCGCGCTTCTGGGCGACCCTGATCTTGCTTGGAGCAGGCTGGAGCTTCGGGTTCGTTGGAGCTTCCGCGATGGCCCTTGAATGTCATCAGCCGGAAGAAAAGGCGCGCGTGCAGTCGTTCAGTGACTTCGTCGTCTTCGGCACGATGGCGGTTGGCTCGCTCCTCTCCGGCGGCCTCCTGTCGTCCTTCGGGTGGAGCGCCGTCCTGACGCTCTCATTCACCCCGTTGATGGTCGCCGTGGCGGCTCTCTGCGCCTGCGCGTTCTCAGCGCGCGTGAAGAGCGCGTAGTCGATGATTGCCCGTCAGCGCAGAACTTGCCGCCAACAGGAGCACTTATCGCGCAACGCTTGCAACGTTGCCAGGGAGGCGTGAACTGAACGGCTCAAAGCCACGGCGCGAGCGTCGCCTGTTTTAGCCGTCTCCGTGCTCGCGGCGCATTCTGCGTAGGTCTCGCCGTCAAGAGCAGTGGCCGTCGGGCGCCATATGCCGACATTTAGAGTTATTCTCCAAACCCGACATTTGCAGTACAGCGTGGCGAAGACCGGCGATCGGCTGCGCAGTTCAACCGCAATGGGAGCGCCAATCGAACCGATGGGCCACGCCCCGTGGCGCCCGTCAGGTCTGCGAAATTGCGCACGCAGCCGCAATGACAAGCTTGAGGAATTTCTGCTCGCCGCCTGCAAGCGCAAGATCGCGCCGCCGGATGATGTCGTGATTGACGGCGAAGTGAATCTTCACCTGGGCGACGGCGGCTATGCTTTGAGCGCACGCCTCAGTGTCAGCCTGCCGGGCGTCGAGCGCGAATTGGTGTAAGCCCTCGTCGATGAGGCGCACCAGACGCGCTGCTATTCAAAGGCCGCGCGCAGGCAACATTGAGGTCGGGATCAGGTCGGTCTGAAGAGAAAGCATCACAAAGCGCGGCCACTTTCATGCAGGGCTTGGCGACCGTATCCCGACTTAGCGTGTTGCGTCCGCCGTTATCAGCGCAACCCGATCGGCGCCGTCCCGGGATCGCCCATAGGCCGCGCAACCCTAGACTCCAGGTCCAACGATTCCGGCTTCGGCAATCCCAAATTTCTGTCTTGATCACCGTGGCCCCGATTCAAATGGCTCCGGACACTTCGATATCGCCGGAGCGCAAAAGCTCTGCGATGATGAATAAAGCCTGTCGCAACGCCGCAAGCGTCGGCGCGGCGCCGAGATTGATGCGCACCGCATGCGTCAGAATTTCGCGCCCGACTGCGAAGGCGTCAGCCGGCAGGACTCCCACGCCACGCTGTCGGCAGGCGCGGGCGAAAGCCGCGGCGCGCCAAGGTTCGGGCAGATGCAGCCATGCGTGCGTGGCGATCTCGTTGGTCTGAACGTCGAAACCGGCAAGCGCTTCTCGAAGAACGGTCTGCCGCCGGCGCAGCTCCTCGCGCTGGATCTCGACAATGCGGGCGGCCGCTCCATCTTCAAGCATGCTGGTGGCGATGAGAGCAGTCAGCGGACTGATGCTCCAGCAATCGATACGCAAAGCCGCCGCGACATGTCCGAGCACGGCGCGCGGCGCGACGACGAAGCCGTAGCGAAGGCCGGGAGCGATGCATTTCGACAGGCAGCTCACATGGATCGTCAGCTCCGGCTCCAGCGCAGCGAATGACGGCGGGCTGCTTTCGAGCAACGGCCGATAAACGTCATCTTCGATGATGAGCACATTGTGCGCCCGCGCGATCTGCGCCAATGCGCGGCGACGTTCCTCGCTCAAGGTCGTCGTCGTTGGATTGTGCAGGCTTGGAATGAGGAACACCGCGCGCGGCCGCCAGTTCGCGCATGCAGCCTCGAACGCTTCCGGCCGCATGCCGTCGCGATCCATCGGCAGACCGCGCAGATCAAGACCGAGGGAACGGCAAAGCGCGCTGA carries:
- a CDS encoding DUF1932 domain-containing protein — encoded protein: MNKPTVGFVGFGEAAQCFARHLSDVGAAEIIAFCDGPTNHPPYEPAFRELAARCGARLVDSITQLAQQSEVIFSAVVVATAEPVGRAIARELKSNTILVDINASTPAQKRAIADAVAYNGGRYVDANLMGSVSIYGARVTLYCSGDGARRFAEMFSPMGLSIEVADGAAGNAATVKMLRSVVTKGIEALVIEALTAASRAGVRQEALRGICEPMDATSFSSFVDMCVRSDALHAERRAIEMDGVAASVREIGVAPLMTEATCARLRASAALGLRERFATAPRYTADDVLDAYAAEETRRAGA
- a CDS encoding flavin reductase family protein, whose amino-acid sequence is MQAHELAAQGPVGDLQRAAEQNPYDARAFRQAMGRFATGVVIVTASEENGRPVGLTLNSFNAVSLAPPLILFSVARSARSLDHLVRAQAFVANVLHRGQEALSDQFASSTSSKWEGVDYESGLEGAPLISGALAHFECAPYARHDGGDHIIFLGEVRKFRASVDESPLIYYRGRYRDLGG
- a CDS encoding PLP-dependent aminotransferase family protein; translation: MLDHLELPAGDGPVYQRLADAIGDRIARGELSEGDRLPPHREIARALGINVTTVTRAFATLQERGLVEARPGRGTLIAPRDAEEPSFKSAPSDEAGLVDLSVNRPATTAYIEAATTLLPRLSKDRRFASLQDYHPPEGPLWARTAVAAWLDGVAGDGDASRVVLTDGAQHGLACVLRAVAQRGDVILADAISYQGISALCRSLGLDLRGLPMDRDGMRPEAFEAACANWRPRAVFLIPSLHNPTTTTLSEERRRALAQIARAHNVLIIEDDVYRPLLESSPPSFAALEPELTIHVSCLSKCIAPGLRYGFVVAPRAVLGHVAAALRIDCWSISPLTALIATSMLEDGAAARIVEIQREELRRRQTVLREALAGFDVQTNEIATHAWLHLPEPWRAAAFARACRQRGVGVLPADAFAVGREILTHAVRINLGAAPTLAALRQALFIIAELLRSGDIEVSGAI